The following proteins come from a genomic window of Thermostichus vulcanus str. 'Rupite':
- a CDS encoding AGE family epimerase/isomerase translates to MMEFTEASPLMPTDLSTSLKTWQQRIRQELWQQVIPFWLNHSLDWQWGGYFNCLDRNGQRYDDKKYVWLQGRQVWMLARLCRMYPEHPERQRWLEAVPLGLHFLRRFAYRPQDQRVYFCLSREGQPVYLQRKIFSECFYVMALAECARLFADPTLMQEAEQVFAAIWSWVSQSQTDWAQDSIPPGRPRWPGSPEVSELAVPMILLNVIGELAGSYPEQEQWCLARIRLHHRPELNLVLETVAADGTLLNTPEGRLLNPGHAIEAGWFLLEYGERTGDPEGSLQTMALEMIAGSLAVGWDAEYGGLFYFLDRQGYSPVQLEWSLKLWWPHCEAMVATLAAYGITGSLEWWQRFEQVANYTFAHFPDPEYGEWFGYLDRQGQVSQRFKGGPYKGCFHVPRALMWADQWLGRALDLQVQGVNPQNKRR, encoded by the coding sequence ATGATGGAGTTTACAGAAGCAAGCCCCCTGATGCCCACAGACTTGTCCACCTCGCTCAAAACCTGGCAGCAGCGCATCCGACAGGAACTCTGGCAACAGGTCATCCCCTTTTGGCTCAATCACTCCCTCGACTGGCAGTGGGGCGGCTACTTCAATTGCCTGGATCGCAATGGCCAACGCTATGACGACAAAAAATACGTCTGGCTACAGGGGCGGCAGGTGTGGATGTTGGCTCGCCTTTGCCGAATGTACCCCGAGCACCCTGAGCGGCAGCGATGGCTGGAAGCCGTTCCGTTGGGTCTGCATTTTTTGCGTCGGTTTGCCTATCGTCCTCAGGATCAGCGGGTGTATTTTTGCCTGAGCCGGGAGGGACAGCCGGTTTATCTACAGCGCAAGATTTTCTCCGAGTGCTTTTATGTGATGGCGTTGGCGGAGTGCGCTCGTCTGTTCGCGGATCCCACCCTGATGCAGGAAGCGGAACAGGTGTTTGCCGCCATCTGGAGTTGGGTGAGCCAGAGTCAGACCGACTGGGCGCAGGATTCAATCCCGCCTGGCCGTCCCCGTTGGCCGGGATCCCCCGAGGTAAGCGAGTTGGCAGTGCCGATGATCCTGCTGAATGTGATCGGGGAATTGGCGGGATCCTACCCAGAGCAGGAACAGTGGTGTTTGGCCCGCATCCGACTGCACCATCGCCCGGAGCTGAACCTGGTTTTGGAAACGGTGGCTGCGGATGGAACTCTGTTGAATACCCCGGAAGGGCGGCTACTGAATCCAGGTCATGCCATTGAAGCGGGCTGGTTTTTGCTGGAGTACGGGGAGCGGACAGGGGATCCCGAGGGATCCCTGCAAACGATGGCCCTGGAAATGATTGCTGGGTCGTTGGCTGTCGGTTGGGATGCAGAATATGGGGGACTATTTTATTTTCTGGATCGGCAGGGCTATTCTCCGGTGCAGCTGGAATGGAGTCTGAAGCTGTGGTGGCCCCATTGTGAGGCGATGGTGGCAACCCTGGCAGCCTATGGGATAACGGGATCCCTAGAGTGGTGGCAGCGTTTTGAGCAAGTAGCAAACTATACTTTTGCCCATTTTCCGGATCCCGAGTATGGAGAGTGGTTTGGCTATTTGGATCGACAAGGGCAGGTGTCCCAACGGTTCAAGGGTGGCCCCTACAAAGGGTGCTTCCATGTTCCGCGTGCCTTGATGTGGGCGGATCAATGGCTTGGTCGTGCCCTAGATCTGCAGGTACAGGGAGTGAACCCTCAAAACAAGCGGCGATAG